The DNA sequence TTTCATTTACATAACCAAAAATCATATTCTTAAAAGCACTCGGTATTATTGAAGGTAATTTCTCATCAATAACTTCATTAATTTTTCTCTTAATAATAAATATAATATTTGAAAGATTTTCTTGTTCAATCACCTTATCAATAATTTCATTAATTGAAACAAGTTCATCTTCTACCACTTGTCCAATACTTTTAGCCATCTCTTGCTTTCTTTTTGGAATCAATCCCTGTATTTTTACATTTATAATAGGTATTGTAACAGGGTTTAGTGGTCTAAATATCAGTTTAATAGCAATTATGTTAGTTATCCAACCTATCATAGCTCCAATTACTGCTAAAGTCAGTATCTTAATAATTACCATATTATCACCTCATATAATCGTCATTGGTTATTCATCATTCGCTATTCGTCAAATTTAATAGTTGATAGACAAAAATAAATATCAACCAATATCTGATTATAACATAATTTTTCTTTTCTTAAAATAGTATTAACTTTAAATCAAAAGCAAAAAAACTCCCAAGCAAATTTCCTTGGAAGTATTATTTTTCCTTCTCAATTTTTATTTTATTATCCTTTTCTTTTAGACATAATCTACATCCAGGACAAACTGATACCTTATTCTGAAAAACACTTTTTATTACTTTTATTATTTCCCTATCTTGGATGCTTTTTTCTGTATGAATTATTATCTTCTTTGGTGCAATAGTTATTAATGAACTGATAAGTAAATCATCATAATTCATTTCACTTTCTGAAATTTCTTCTGCAAGTTCCTGAAAAATATCATTATCAATTAAATTCATTTTTTTATCGAATAATTGATAAGTTCCATCACTCTTAAATATTATATTAACTAGGTCAACTTTAGACTCTTGTAATTCAACAAAATACTGTAACACCCGAATAAACTCCCTATATTCCTTTTCAACAAAGAAATCCTCTATATTTTTCTCTAAAGCCTCCTCAATTAATTCTGTAAAGAATTTAAGTCTAAAACTTATTAAACCATCTATTATCAACATATCATTTTCTTCTAAAAAATCCATTACAGTTTTTAATATTTTTGCCTTTTTACTTATCTGAGGCATTATACCTTCTTGAAGTACATACTCATTTCTGTTAAGGTAATCAATAACTCTAGATTTTATTATTTTCTTATCTTCTGAATCTAAATAATAACATTTCTCATATATTAACCTATCTATTATCTTTTCTTGATAAACGTCAATTACAATGTCTGTTATTGCCTCTGCAATATAATAGTTGAAAATATTTTTTATATTTTTATATTTGACACATTTTTCATCTCTAATAAAATATATCACAAAATTTATATCACCTATTTTTTCTATCTCTTTATCTATATGAATTTTTTCTCTTTCGAAAAAATATAATTGCTTATTTAATATTTCAATTATTTTCTCTAAATTCTCTTTAAATCCTATAATTAGCAAATTCAAAAATGTCACTCCTTTCTGATGTACTAGTAGTATATGTTTTTAATATTGCTATATTCATTTTTCACGATTACATTAATTGTATACTAAAGGAATAATTGAACCTATATCTATTATTTTTTTATTATTGAGTATAACTGGTTTTTTTCCGTATTTTTTCAAAAAAACATTAATATCCAAAAAGTTTGGATGATGTTGATATTCTCCTGTAAATGCTAACTGTATATCACTAATAAATCCTGTTGCACCACCTATAAATCCATAATCTAAACCTGGCAAATCAATATATCCACTATTTATAAACAATGTATCAATAAAATATTTCTTACACTCTTTATATATTGAAGGATCAGAAGTTATTATTGCATTATCTGATACTATACAAGTTGAACATTTAGAATATCCCTGTTTTACATTTATAAATTCTATACCCAATTTTTCTAAATAATATTTAAGTTTTTCATCTGTATACTTGTAATTATGTATAGCGTAACGAGAAACTCTTGCTACATTATATGCAATGTTTTCAGGATAGTTTCTCTTAAGTTTTCTCTCACCTTTAATCAATTTAAAAGATGTATTTTTAAACATATCTTTGTAATAGTCGTAAACATTTGGAGCAATAATAAGAGTCTGATAATCTATTGGATGTATTACTATATCAGGATGATATGATATAGCATCATATAATTCTTCACATTTAACAGTTTTAATCACACGAATATCAAGTTTGGTTAATGTATTTATTATATTTTCATGCACTCTGCCATCTATAATAACTGCTTTTGCTTTACGAATAGGTATAAATGGGTTTTTAGCCATTATAACCCTCCATTTTCTCAAAATTATTATTTATATTCCATTAACTATTAACTTTTCTCATTCGCCTTATATAAGGATATCATTTTATCTAAAAAAAATATACCTTTATCCAAAAAAATAGTGGAACAAAGAATTATCTTCGTTCCACTATCTTTGAACAAAGCCCATAAACAACATGTCTATAACTTGTTCAGCATCAATATTTTCTTGTGACACTTTATCGAAAAATATTTTCTTACTATAATATTGATTTACAGTACCTAATAAACTTAAAGTAGCCAAGTCTGCATCTAGGTTTTCTCTTAATTCTCCGTCCTCTATTCCCATTTCTATAATTTCCTTTACTAAAGTAAATATCTCCATCTTTCCTCGCATAAGCCAACGTTTCATATCAATTGATAAGATTTGAGGTTGAGTAATTATTATTTGAGTCATATCAACGTGATTTGCCAGAAACATCCCATGATGTTCTGCAAAAGCTATAAGTTTTTCCTTAACTGTATTTTTTTTAAAAATAGCTTTTCTAGCCTTTTCAATATATTTTTCGATACTACATTTTATCATCTCTTGAAAAAGGTCTTTTTTACTTTCAAAGTATTCATATATAGTTCCTTTTCCTACACCTGCTTCTTTTGCTATATCTTCCATTTTAGCCTTATGAAAACCTTTTTCAAAAAAAACTTTTATAGCAGCATCAAGAATATCATTTTTTTTATTATTTCTAGTCGGCATCACACTAACTCCCCTCTACATTAAAATAACAACTAAATTCTTTTTTTTATATAACTTCTTATACGATTTGCAGCATCATCTACCAAAGTATAAACAACAGGAATAAACACTAAAGTCAAAAATGTCGAAAGTAAAAGACCTCCAATTACTACTGTTGCTAAAGGAGCTTCAAGTTCAGACCCCTCTCCTATACCTAATGCCAATGGTATAAGACCAAGTACTGTTGTCAATGTAGTCATCATTATAGGTCTGAGTCTTATAGGACCTGCGTTTACGATAGCCTCTCTTCTCTTTTCACCATTTTTCCTTCGAGTGTTAATGTAATCAACTAATACAATTGCATTATTTACAACAATACCTGCTAAAATAATAACACCTATAAATCCAGGTACACTTAGTGGTCTTTTTGTAATAAATAATCCTAAAGCACCACCTGCAAATGCAAGAGGAACCGACAACATTATTGTAAATGGATGAAGTAATGATTCAAACTGAGAAGCTAGTATCATATATACTAATACTACTGCAAGTATCAAAGCTAAACCTAAATCAGCGAAAGACTCGTTAAGCTCTTTGTTCTGACCTCCTATTTCATAGGTATATCCAGGAGGCATAACATACTTATCTAGTTTAGCTTTTATATCATTACTTATACTTCTTAAATCTCTGCCCATTATCTGGCTAGTTACTGTAACAACTCTTACCTGTCCTTCTCTATCAATCTTAACAGGACCTCTGTCTACATTCACATCGACCACTTGACTCAAAGGAACACTTATTCCCAAAGGCGTTTTTATAGAAACTAATTTGAGATTTGAAATACTGTCTCTTAATACATCTTCTCCCTTTATAACTACATCTATCTCATCACCATTATACTTATACTTTGAAGCTACAACTCCAGATATCGAACTTTTTACTGTCGAAGCTATCTGACCAGCAGTTAATCCATATTGTGAAGCTTTATATCTATCTATTCTTATCTGTACTTCTGGTATTCCTTTAGCTAAACTTGTCTTAACTTCTCTTGTCCCCTCTACAGAAGCTACAATTTTTTTAAAGTCTTCTCCTATCTTTTTAAGAGTATCTAAATCATCTCCTTTTATACTTATACTAATTGGATCTCCTCCTAATCCCATCATAGTATAAGATGTAAGCTCTACTCTTATCTCTGCCCCAGGAATATCCTTCACCATTTCTCTTACTTGATCAGCAACTTCACTCGTGCTTCGACTTCTCTTATCTAAATCCACTAGAATCCCAGTTATTACAGCTTTATTCGATAGATTATTTGTAACTGAAAAATTTCCTCCTGAACCTACTGTTGTAAAAACTGTTTCAATTTCTTTTATTCCAGAAAGTTTTTTTTCAATCTTTCTAACTACCTCATCAGTGCTATCTAATTCTGCTCCATCTGGCAAAGAAATATATACAGTAAACTGTCCTTCGTCAGTAGTAGGGAAAAATTCCGCACCAATACTTCTTATTGATGCTATGCTTATTAAGAATATTAAAAATGATATAAGTACTGTAGATTTTCTATGACTTAGAGCCCAATTTAGAAGTTTCTTGTACTTAATTTCTATCCTCTTAAAAATCACGTCAAATCCTTTATATATAACATCAAAAAGTTTTGGTCTTTTCTTCTGTTTATCATCAATCTTTAATATTTTAGAAGATAACATTGGAATAAGTGTTAATGATACCATTAATGATGCAATCAAAGAAAGCGTAACAGTCATTGCCAATTCTTTAAATATTGTAGAAGTTATGCCTTCAACAAATACTATCGGAAGAAATACAGCTACTGTTGTAAGTGTTGAGGCTGTAACTGCCATAGCAACCTCTGAAGCACCCTTTACAGCTGCATCCTTTCTACTAAATCCATCTTCCCTAAATCTATATATATTTTCAAGAACAACTATAGCATTATCTACTAGCATACCGACGCCTAATGCTAAACCGCCTAGTGTCATCATATTTAATGTTACTCCACTAAAATATAGAAGTATAAAAGTAGCAATTATTGAAACAGGTATTGAAGTTCCTATAATCAATGTTGTTCCAAAGTTTCTTAAAAATATATAAAGTACAGTTATAGCCAATAAAGCACCAACAACAGCATTTTTGTATACGCTATTTATTGATTTTTTAATGTATTTAGATTGATCAATAACTATATCAATCTCTATTGTAGGAAACTCCTTCTTCAATTTCTCTATTTCACTGTTTACAATTTCAGCTACCTTAACAGTATTAGTTCCAGACTGTTTTTGTATAGATATGTTTATACTTTCCTTCCCATTAGTTCTTGAGACTGTACTTAATTCCTTATGTGTAAGTCTCACATCTGCTATATCCTCTAAATGAACTATCCCACCAGTTGGCAAAGTTATTGGAAGATGTTTTATTTCATCTATCGAATTAAATTCTCCCACAGTTCTTATAGTAAGTTCTTGTTTTCCCCATCTAACTTTACCACCTGGTAAATTAAGATTCTCTGATCCAATAATTTGTGCTATATATCCAATATCTATTCCATAACCTTTTAATACATTTTGATTGACCTTAATCTCTACTTGATTTTCATATCCTCCAGATATATCTACTGATGCAACTCCATCTAATCTTTCTAACCTCTGTTTAATAGTATCCTCTGCAAACCTCTGAAGTTTAGTCAAATCTTCACTACCTGAAAGAGATAACTGTATTATTGGCATTGCATTTGGATCTATTTTAAAAACCATTGGTTCACTAGCCTCATCTGGCAAAAATCCTTTTATTAAATCAATTTTTTCTCTCATTTCTAAAGCTGCAAAATCCATATCTGTGCCAAAATTAAATTCAGCAATTACCATTGAATTTCCTTCTGATGATATCGAGTTTATATTTTTTATGTTACCTACTGTAGCTAAAGCCTCTTCGATAGGCTTTGTTATCAATTTTTCAATTTCTTGTGG is a window from the Caloranaerobacter ferrireducens genome containing:
- the ytxC gene encoding putative sporulation protein YtxC: MNLLIIGFKENLEKIIEILNKQLYFFEREKIHIDKEIEKIGDINFVIYFIRDEKCVKYKNIKNIFNYYIAEAITDIVIDVYQEKIIDRLIYEKCYYLDSEDKKIIKSRVIDYLNRNEYVLQEGIMPQISKKAKILKTVMDFLEENDMLIIDGLISFRLKFFTELIEEALEKNIEDFFVEKEYREFIRVLQYFVELQESKVDLVNIIFKSDGTYQLFDKKMNLIDNDIFQELAEEISESEMNYDDLLISSLITIAPKKIIIHTEKSIQDREIIKVIKSVFQNKVSVCPGCRLCLKEKDNKIKIEKEK
- a CDS encoding TetR/AcrR family transcriptional regulator; translated protein: MPTRNNKKNDILDAAIKVFFEKGFHKAKMEDIAKEAGVGKGTIYEYFESKKDLFQEMIKCSIEKYIEKARKAIFKKNTVKEKLIAFAEHHGMFLANHVDMTQIIITQPQILSIDMKRWLMRGKMEIFTLVKEIIEMGIEDGELRENLDADLATLSLLGTVNQYYSKKIFFDKVSQENIDAEQVIDMLFMGFVQR
- a CDS encoding DUF445 domain-containing protein; the encoded protein is MVIIKILTLAVIGAMIGWITNIIAIKLIFRPLNPVTIPIINVKIQGLIPKRKQEMAKSIGQVVEDELVSINEIIDKVIEQENLSNIIFIIKRKINEVIDEKLPSIIPSAFKNMIFGYVNEMVDSEGERILKDLIEKMVHKATNEVKLSEMIEEKINSFELEKIESIIISIAKRELKHIEILGGILGFLIGIIQGVLVILF
- a CDS encoding efflux RND transporter permease subunit translates to MNYLSKLAVKRPVTILMITFIVIILGSVSLSRLPIDLLPEIEVPIAIVTTSYEGVGPQEIEKLITKPIEEALATVGNIKNINSISSEGNSMVIAEFNFGTDMDFAALEMREKIDLIKGFLPDEASEPMVFKIDPNAMPIIQLSLSGSEDLTKLQRFAEDTIKQRLERLDGVASVDISGGYENQVEIKVNQNVLKGYGIDIGYIAQIIGSENLNLPGGKVRWGKQELTIRTVGEFNSIDEIKHLPITLPTGGIVHLEDIADVRLTHKELSTVSRTNGKESINISIQKQSGTNTVKVAEIVNSEIEKLKKEFPTIEIDIVIDQSKYIKKSINSVYKNAVVGALLAITVLYIFLRNFGTTLIIGTSIPVSIIATFILLYFSGVTLNMMTLGGLALGVGMLVDNAIVVLENIYRFREDGFSRKDAAVKGASEVAMAVTASTLTTVAVFLPIVFVEGITSTIFKELAMTVTLSLIASLMVSLTLIPMLSSKILKIDDKQKKRPKLFDVIYKGFDVIFKRIEIKYKKLLNWALSHRKSTVLISFLIFLISIASIRSIGAEFFPTTDEGQFTVYISLPDGAELDSTDEVVRKIEKKLSGIKEIETVFTTVGSGGNFSVTNNLSNKAVITGILVDLDKRSRSTSEVADQVREMVKDIPGAEIRVELTSYTMMGLGGDPISISIKGDDLDTLKKIGEDFKKIVASVEGTREVKTSLAKGIPEVQIRIDRYKASQYGLTAGQIASTVKSSISGVVASKYKYNGDEIDVVIKGEDVLRDSISNLKLVSIKTPLGISVPLSQVVDVNVDRGPVKIDREGQVRVVTVTSQIMGRDLRSISNDIKAKLDKYVMPPGYTYEIGGQNKELNESFADLGLALILAVVLVYMILASQFESLLHPFTIMLSVPLAFAGGALGLFITKRPLSVPGFIGVIILAGIVVNNAIVLVDYINTRRKNGEKRREAIVNAGPIRLRPIMMTTLTTVLGLIPLALGIGEGSELEAPLATVVIGGLLLSTFLTLVFIPVVYTLVDDAANRIRSYIKKRI
- a CDS encoding DUF6873 family GME fold protein — protein: MAKNPFIPIRKAKAVIIDGRVHENIINTLTKLDIRVIKTVKCEELYDAISYHPDIVIHPIDYQTLIIAPNVYDYYKDMFKNTSFKLIKGERKLKRNYPENIAYNVARVSRYAIHNYKYTDEKLKYYLEKLGIEFINVKQGYSKCSTCIVSDNAIITSDPSIYKECKKYFIDTLFINSGYIDLPGLDYGFIGGATGFISDIQLAFTGEYQHHPNFLDINVFLKKYGKKPVILNNKKIIDIGSIIPLVYN